Proteins co-encoded in one Melitaea cinxia chromosome 13, ilMelCinx1.1, whole genome shotgun sequence genomic window:
- the LOC123658983 gene encoding circadian clock-controlled protein daywake-like: protein MSARISLVLLVVCCFSGILSSDLKPPCEATDMTCLEKVVVATRARLLRGIPELDIKPSDPLFLEQINGDLPLLKYKFFNTTLSGYNDCVLSNLKILRNLTSLQYDLDCPQLRVKGDYEMKGELVSSPVEGSGSFEIITGRYFVHVDYTLSKYQGDDGEVYLFGENLELVCVPETSVKFNFENLSDAAQQLARDHWREVTEYIQDPIWYACIKAYIVKMNKMLSTVPFKKFVVFNK from the exons ATGAGTGCGAGAATCTCATTGGTGTTGTTAGTTGTTTGCTGCTTCAGCGGAATTCTGTCAA GCGATCTGAAGCCACCATGTGAAGCTACCGACATGACGTGTCTCGAGAAGGTCGTCGTCGCAACTCGGGCAAGACTGTTGCGTGGAATTCCAGAACTTGACATAAAGCCGTCCGACCCGTTGTTCCTCGAACAAATCAACGGCGACCTCCCGCTCTTGAAATACAAGTTCTTTAACACTACCCTCAGCGGGTATAACGACTGCGTGTTATCGAATTTAAA AATACTTAGAAATCTCACGAGCTTACAGTACGACCTGGACTGCCCGCAGTTACGTGTGAAAGGTGATTATGAGATGAAAGGTGAACTGGTGTCATCGCCGGTGGAGGGAAGTGGAAGTTTCGAGATAATTACTG GAAGATATTTCGTACACGTGGACTACACATTGAGTAAATATCAAGGAGACGACggagaagtttatttatttggggAAAACCTTGAACTAGTTTGTGTGCCGGAAACCAGCGTCAAATTCAATTTTGAAAATCTGT CGGACGCCGCGCAGCAGCTCGCTCGCGACCACTGGCGGGAGGTCACGGAGTACATTCAAGACCCGATCTGGTACGCGTGCATAAAGGCGTACATCGTGAAAATGAACAAGATGCTGTCTACTGTACcgtttaaaaaatttgtagtTTTCAATAAATAG